A portion of the Corynebacterium rouxii genome contains these proteins:
- a CDS encoding L,D-transpeptidase: protein MSYKPRHAKPSATRRRVTAVIGATATSTALLTAQPATASAVPLSSGSSVISSINDQLQTIGQQTRDGAWNLRNALIAQADALPIEVAAPIKNGIDATVNLLFPGLIQERTFVAPPPPPAPAAPAFDRGSCPPAARACVDLAHQRAWLQQDGRVVYGAVPISSGRPGWETPPGVFHVNRKVKDEISREFNNAPMPYSVYFTNNGIAFHQDSPNVMSHGCIHLWHNDAVTFFNTLQYGDMVYVY from the coding sequence ATGTCCTATAAGCCTCGTCACGCAAAGCCGTCGGCAACGCGCCGTCGTGTTACTGCGGTTATCGGAGCAACGGCCACCTCGACCGCGTTGCTTACCGCACAGCCGGCCACTGCTTCTGCAGTGCCGTTAAGCTCTGGTTCCTCCGTTATCAGCTCCATTAATGATCAGCTGCAAACAATTGGGCAGCAGACTCGTGATGGTGCATGGAACCTGCGCAATGCGCTTATCGCGCAGGCTGATGCGCTCCCCATTGAGGTGGCAGCGCCAATTAAAAACGGTATCGACGCTACCGTTAATCTGCTTTTCCCAGGGCTAATCCAAGAGCGCACCTTTGTTGCGCCACCGCCTCCACCTGCGCCAGCTGCTCCTGCATTTGATCGTGGATCGTGCCCGCCAGCAGCACGTGCATGCGTCGATCTCGCTCATCAGCGTGCGTGGCTTCAGCAAGATGGTCGTGTAGTTTATGGTGCAGTCCCGATTTCTTCGGGTCGTCCAGGTTGGGAAACGCCTCCGGGTGTGTTCCATGTGAACCGCAAGGTCAAGGACGAAATCTCGCGTGAATTTAACAATGCCCCAATGCCATACTCGGTGTACTTCACCAACAACGGTATTGCGTTCCACCAAGATAGCCCGAATGTGATGTCGCACGGATGTATTCACCTGTGGCATAACGATGCGGTGACGTTCTTTAACACTCTGCAATATGGCGATATGGTGTACGTTTACTAG
- the infA gene encoding translation initiation factor IF-1, producing the protein MAKEGAIEVEGRIIEPLPNAMFRVELDNGHKVLAHISGKMRQHYIRILPEDRVVVELSPYDLTRGRIVYRYK; encoded by the coding sequence ATGGCTAAGGAAGGCGCAATCGAGGTCGAGGGTCGTATTATCGAGCCTTTGCCGAATGCAATGTTCCGAGTCGAACTCGATAACGGACACAAAGTACTTGCTCACATCAGTGGCAAGATGCGTCAGCACTACATTCGCATCCTTCCTGAGGATCGCGTAGTTGTTGAGCTGTCTCCATACGACCTCACCCGCGGTCGCATCGTTTACCGCTACAAGTAA
- the rpsM gene encoding 30S ribosomal protein S13 gives MARLAGVDLPRNKRMEVALTYIYGIGPARAAQLLEETGISPDLRTDNLNDEQVSALRDVIEATWKVEGDLRRQVQADIRRKIEIGCYQGLRHRRGLPVRGQRTKTNARTRKGPKKTIAGKKK, from the coding sequence ATGGCACGTCTCGCTGGAGTTGACCTTCCGCGCAATAAGCGCATGGAGGTTGCACTCACTTACATTTACGGCATCGGCCCAGCCCGTGCCGCTCAGCTGCTCGAGGAGACCGGCATCTCCCCAGATCTGCGCACCGACAACCTCAACGACGAGCAGGTTTCTGCTCTTCGTGACGTTATCGAAGCAACCTGGAAGGTAGAGGGTGACCTCCGCCGTCAGGTTCAGGCCGATATCCGTCGCAAGATTGAAATCGGCTGCTACCAGGGCCTGCGCCACCGTCGTGGTCTGCCAGTCCGTGGCCAGCGCACCAAGACCAACGCTCGTACGCGTAAGGGTCCTAAGAAGACGATCGCCGGAAAGAAGAAGTAA
- the rpsK gene encoding 30S ribosomal protein S11, which produces MPPKTRSTARRSGRRVVKKNVAQGHAYIKSTFNNTIVSITDPSGAVIAWASSGHVGFKGSRKSTPFAAQLAAENAARKAMDHGMKKVDVFVKGPGSGRETAIRSLQAAGLEVTSISDVTPQPFNGCRPPKRRRV; this is translated from the coding sequence ATGCCTCCAAAGACTCGCAGCACTGCACGTCGCTCTGGTCGTCGTGTAGTTAAGAAGAACGTGGCTCAGGGCCACGCTTACATCAAGTCCACCTTCAACAACACCATCGTTTCCATCACGGATCCTTCCGGTGCTGTTATCGCATGGGCATCCTCCGGTCACGTTGGCTTCAAGGGTTCCCGTAAGTCCACCCCATTCGCTGCACAGCTTGCTGCTGAGAACGCTGCTCGCAAGGCAATGGATCACGGTATGAAGAAGGTCGACGTATTCGTTAAGGGCCCAGGCTCTGGACGTGAGACCGCTATTCGTTCCCTCCAGGCTGCTGGCCTCGAGGTCACCTCGATCTCCGATGTCACTCCTCAGCCATTCAACGGCTGCCGCCCACCAAAGCGTCGTCGCGTTTAA
- the rpsD gene encoding 30S ribosomal protein S4 has protein sequence MARYTGPATRKSRRLRVDLVGGDMAFERRPYPPGQAGRARIKESEYLLQLQEKQKARFTYGVLEKQFRRYYAEANRLPGKTGDNLVILLESRLDNVVYRAGLARTRRQARQLVSHGHFTVNGKKINVPSYRVSQYDIIDVREKSQKMIWFEEAQENLLDAVVPAWLQVVPSTLRILVHQLPERAQIDVPLQEQLIVELYSK, from the coding sequence ATGGCTCGTTATACCGGCCCAGCAACCCGTAAGTCCCGCCGCCTCCGCGTCGACCTCGTCGGCGGAGACATGGCATTCGAGCGTCGCCCATACCCTCCAGGACAGGCTGGTCGTGCACGCATCAAGGAATCTGAGTACCTCTTGCAGCTCCAGGAGAAGCAGAAGGCTCGTTTCACCTACGGTGTTCTCGAGAAGCAGTTCCGTCGTTACTACGCAGAGGCTAACCGTCTGCCAGGTAAGACCGGTGACAACCTTGTCATCCTGCTCGAGTCCCGTCTGGACAACGTAGTGTACCGTGCAGGTCTTGCACGTACCCGTCGTCAGGCTCGTCAGCTTGTTTCCCACGGTCACTTCACCGTGAACGGTAAGAAGATCAACGTTCCTTCCTACCGCGTCTCCCAGTACGACATCATCGACGTTCGCGAGAAGTCGCAGAAGATGATCTGGTTCGAAGAGGCTCAGGAGAACCTGCTTGACGCTGTTGTACCTGCATGGTTGCAGGTCGTTCCGTCCACCCTGCGCATCCTCGTGCACCAGCTGCCCGAGCGCGCTCAGATCGACGTTCCGCTGCAAGAGCAGCTCATCGTCGAGCTTTACTCGAAGTAA
- a CDS encoding DNA-directed RNA polymerase subunit alpha — protein MLISQRPTLTEEYVDSARSRFVIEPLEPGFGYTLGNSLRRTLLSSIPGAAVTSIKIDGVLHEFTTINGVKEDVSDIILNIKGLVLSSDSDEPVVMYLRKEGSGVVTAGDIEPPAGVEIHNPDLHLATLNEQGRLDIEMIVERGRGYVPATLYSGPAEIGRIPVDQIYSPVLKVSYKVEATRVEQRTDFDKLIIDVETKNSMTPRDALASAGKTLVELFGLARELNTAAEGIEIGPSPQETEYIAAYGMPIEDLNFSVRSYNCLKRQEIHTVGELAECTESDLLDIRNFGQKSINEVKIKLAGLGLTLKDAPEDFDPTQLDGYDAATGDYIDTDPEETE, from the coding sequence ATGCTCATTTCTCAGCGCCCAACCCTTACCGAGGAATACGTCGATTCCGCTCGCTCACGCTTCGTTATCGAGCCACTTGAGCCTGGCTTCGGCTACACCCTAGGTAATTCGCTGCGTCGTACCCTGCTTTCGTCCATCCCAGGCGCAGCAGTGACCAGCATCAAGATTGATGGTGTGCTCCACGAGTTCACCACCATCAACGGTGTGAAGGAAGATGTCTCCGACATCATCTTGAACATCAAGGGCCTTGTGCTTTCTTCTGACTCCGATGAGCCAGTTGTTATGTATCTGCGCAAGGAAGGCTCTGGCGTTGTTACTGCTGGCGACATTGAGCCACCAGCAGGCGTGGAGATCCACAACCCGGATCTGCACCTCGCAACCCTTAATGAGCAGGGTCGTCTGGACATCGAGATGATTGTTGAGCGTGGCCGTGGCTACGTTCCAGCAACTCTTTACTCCGGCCCAGCTGAAATCGGCCGTATCCCAGTCGACCAGATTTACTCCCCAGTATTGAAGGTCAGCTACAAGGTTGAAGCTACTCGTGTTGAGCAGCGCACCGACTTTGACAAGCTGATCATCGACGTGGAGACCAAGAACTCTATGACTCCACGTGACGCACTCGCGTCTGCAGGCAAGACCCTTGTTGAGCTGTTCGGCCTCGCACGCGAGCTGAACACCGCAGCCGAAGGCATCGAGATCGGACCTTCTCCACAGGAGACCGAGTACATCGCTGCTTATGGCATGCCAATCGAGGATCTGAACTTCTCTGTTCGTTCCTACAACTGCCTGAAACGCCAAGAAATCCACACGGTCGGTGAGCTCGCAGAGTGCACCGAATCCGATCTGCTGGATATTCGTAACTTCGGTCAGAAGTCGATCAACGAAGTAAAGATCAAGCTCGCTGGCTTGGGTTTGACCCTCAAGGATGCTCCAGAGGACTTCGATCCAACTCAGCTCGATGGCTATGACGCTGCAACCGGCGACTACATCGACACGGATCCTGAAGAAACCGAGTAA
- the rplQ gene encoding 50S ribosomal protein L17 yields the protein MPTPKKGARLGGSASHQKKILANLASQLIEHEAIKTTDAKAKLLRPYVEKLITKAKGGSVADRRNVAKFITNKEIVAKLFNELAPKFENREGGYTRIIKLENRKGDNAPMSQISLVLEETVSAEATRAARAAASKKAEEPAEAVEAEAPAADEAEEK from the coding sequence ATGCCTACCCCTAAGAAGGGCGCCCGTCTCGGCGGTTCCGCGAGCCACCAGAAGAAGATTCTGGCTAACCTCGCTTCTCAGCTGATCGAGCACGAGGCAATCAAGACCACCGACGCCAAGGCAAAGCTTCTGCGCCCATACGTAGAAAAGCTGATCACCAAGGCTAAGGGCGGCTCCGTTGCAGATCGTCGCAACGTTGCTAAGTTCATCACCAACAAAGAGATCGTCGCAAAGCTCTTCAACGAGCTGGCTCCAAAGTTTGAAAACCGTGAGGGTGGCTACACCCGCATCATCAAGCTGGAGAACCGCAAGGGCGACAACGCTCCAATGAGCCAGATCTCCCTCGTTCTCGAGGAGACTGTCTCCGCAGAAGCTACCCGTGCCGCACGCGCTGCTGCTTCCAAGAAGGCTGAAGAGCCTGCAGAAGCTGTAGAAGCAGAAGCACCAGCTGCTGACGAGGCGGAAGAGAAGTAA
- the truA gene encoding tRNA pseudouridine(38-40) synthase TruA, whose protein sequence is MTNGTVRIRLDLAYDGTDFHGWARQGDSDLRTVQKIIEDTLKLVLQRPIDLTVAGRTDAGVHATGQVAHFDVDPAALETRSIAGDPNRLVRRLARLLPEDVRIHNLSFVPAEFDARFSALRRHYIYRVSTHPRGALPTRARDTAHWPRSVDISAMQAAADALIGMHDFAAFCKYREGASTIRDLQEFSWHDVSTPQEPQLYEAHVTADAFCWSMVRSLVGACLVVGEGKRPDGFTEGLLGETKRSSSIPVAAACGLSLVGVDYPSDDQLGARAEQARAYRTHDELPSP, encoded by the coding sequence ATGACTAACGGCACGGTACGCATCCGCCTCGACCTCGCCTACGACGGCACCGACTTCCACGGCTGGGCGCGACAAGGTGACTCAGATCTACGCACCGTACAAAAAATAATAGAAGACACCCTTAAGCTCGTCCTCCAACGACCCATCGACCTCACCGTCGCAGGACGCACCGACGCAGGAGTACACGCCACCGGACAAGTAGCACACTTCGACGTCGACCCAGCAGCCCTAGAAACCCGCAGTATTGCAGGCGACCCCAACCGGTTGGTGCGTCGATTAGCGCGACTTCTACCAGAAGACGTCCGAATCCATAACCTGAGCTTCGTGCCAGCAGAATTCGACGCCCGATTCTCAGCACTACGCCGGCATTACATCTACCGCGTGAGCACCCACCCAAGAGGGGCACTGCCGACCCGCGCACGCGACACCGCCCACTGGCCACGCAGCGTCGATATTTCTGCAATGCAGGCCGCCGCCGACGCATTGATCGGCATGCATGACTTCGCAGCGTTTTGCAAGTATCGCGAGGGCGCTAGCACCATCCGGGACCTGCAAGAATTCAGCTGGCATGACGTATCCACCCCACAAGAACCCCAACTATACGAAGCCCACGTCACCGCCGACGCCTTCTGTTGGTCCATGGTGCGCTCCCTCGTAGGAGCTTGCCTCGTGGTGGGGGAGGGCAAACGACCTGATGGTTTTACCGAAGGGCTCCTCGGAGAAACAAAACGTTCGTCATCTATCCCCGTTGCGGCAGCCTGCGGCCTCAGCCTTGTCGGCGTGGATTACCCCAGCGACGATCAATTAGGTGCGCGTGCTGAGCAAGCACGTGCCTATCGGACCCACGACGAATTGCCTTCCCCATAA
- the eccB gene encoding type VII secretion protein EccB, with amino-acid sequence MTNNQRPARSISPASKAQVSGHKFLQRRAELGLLLGDVRMLHDPIAKLRRGLLFGLSAAVLLGVGSGALAVFSPAADPGEAPIMRSDSGDLFVRVDQQIHPVANLASARLVAGEPAQPVKASDSVLAREHIGVPIGIPDAPRIVPEKSQEQPAWHVCHWDDTVEVAQVHDPTQRDFPAVADNTALVAATPFVEYLIVDSTRYLLPPTDSPEGRSIRRRIGMTESTVRWRPPAEVLSLIPEGPPIALPAPESEILHNGKSSWLNINAHVVELSDLHLAILNDLGWRASHVPAAVINDLPDLQEPLRLPERKYIFEEATLPPLCIGFVWQDDHEAQPRWDRKVFQRDKDTENLAVELSGDSPATHYAGTGMSQAVDTGSGWHVVSEHGQRHTLMAQENAHILGFKEFYRVPWEVVGLLPEGSALTAEAALAPLY; translated from the coding sequence GTGACAAATAATCAACGCCCAGCACGTAGTATTAGTCCAGCAAGCAAAGCGCAAGTTTCAGGGCACAAATTTCTCCAACGACGCGCCGAACTGGGCCTTTTGCTTGGCGACGTTCGCATGCTGCACGATCCTATTGCAAAACTACGCAGAGGCCTGCTTTTTGGGCTGAGTGCTGCGGTGTTGTTAGGCGTGGGATCAGGTGCACTAGCTGTATTTAGTCCCGCCGCCGACCCTGGTGAAGCACCGATCATGCGCAGCGACAGTGGCGACCTTTTTGTACGCGTAGACCAGCAGATTCACCCCGTAGCAAATCTTGCCTCCGCACGACTGGTTGCCGGCGAGCCCGCCCAACCGGTAAAAGCATCCGATTCTGTACTGGCCCGTGAACACATTGGGGTGCCTATCGGCATTCCCGATGCGCCACGGATTGTCCCAGAGAAATCCCAAGAGCAACCCGCATGGCATGTGTGTCACTGGGACGACACTGTGGAAGTAGCGCAAGTACATGATCCAACCCAGCGGGATTTCCCTGCAGTAGCGGACAATACTGCACTTGTCGCGGCAACACCGTTTGTGGAATACCTCATTGTGGATTCGACACGCTACCTGCTGCCGCCAACGGATTCGCCAGAAGGACGTAGTATCCGCAGACGCATTGGGATGACAGAATCAACAGTGCGGTGGCGGCCACCTGCGGAAGTATTATCGCTGATACCAGAAGGGCCACCCATTGCGCTTCCGGCCCCAGAATCAGAGATTCTGCACAACGGTAAAAGTTCATGGCTCAACATCAATGCCCACGTAGTAGAGCTTTCTGACCTGCATTTAGCCATCCTCAATGATCTCGGATGGCGCGCTAGCCACGTACCAGCAGCGGTGATCAACGACCTACCCGATTTACAGGAGCCGCTGCGGCTTCCCGAGCGGAAATACATTTTTGAGGAGGCAACACTTCCACCTTTGTGCATTGGATTTGTATGGCAAGACGATCACGAGGCTCAACCTCGGTGGGATCGCAAAGTTTTTCAACGGGATAAAGACACAGAGAACCTTGCGGTAGAGCTTTCTGGCGATTCGCCGGCTACGCATTATGCAGGCACAGGCATGTCTCAAGCAGTGGATACCGGTAGCGGATGGCATGTTGTTTCTGAGCATGGGCAACGCCATACACTGATGGCACAAGAAAATGCCCATATTCTAGGGTTTAAGGAATTCTACCGAGTACCGTGGGAAGTTGTGGGATTGCTTCCGGAAGGCAGCGCATTGACAGCTGAGGCAGCGCTCGCGCCACTGTACTAG
- a CDS encoding TIGR02611 family protein — MSSMRDSVADHLERLNRHHENLKHTRYGFIVRPLVLALGWIVVVVGIITIPLPGPGWLTVFIGIAILSLELHWASNLLAWGVRLYDRFFSWYHVQSTRVRCSLIAATIAACWIVGGGIAIVMWKCGMLGILDPIFTPVFS, encoded by the coding sequence ATGAGTTCCATGCGTGATTCTGTAGCAGACCATCTCGAACGGCTGAATCGACACCACGAGAACCTTAAACACACCCGATACGGCTTTATTGTTCGGCCTCTTGTTCTTGCTTTAGGTTGGATCGTTGTTGTCGTTGGCATTATCACCATCCCGCTCCCAGGGCCTGGCTGGCTTACGGTTTTTATTGGTATCGCTATTTTGTCACTAGAGCTGCATTGGGCCAGCAACCTTCTTGCTTGGGGAGTGCGGCTCTATGACAGATTTTTCAGCTGGTATCACGTGCAGTCGACTCGTGTGCGCTGCAGCCTCATCGCTGCAACTATTGCCGCCTGTTGGATCGTCGGTGGTGGCATTGCCATCGTAATGTGGAAATGCGGCATGCTAGGGATCTTGGATCCCATCTTTACTCCCGTTTTTTCTTAG
- a CDS encoding S8 family serine peptidase: MKTIGIIAIGFAAAWCCALPESVSAQQRCAISAPLSGEQQPVSDQWQVLSELHRIATGRGVTVAVIDTGISPHPRLPRLIDGGSYLSGSYTPTGGLHDCDAHGTVVASVIASQPGPDPVLGVAPESQLISIQQTSNTVASGTVASLAHAIHTAIDQHAQIINISVVSCVASDHVVDDAVLVEALRRAEESGTVVVSAAGNATGSTDDCVHGARVFPAHYPTVLTVGALKDPYHFADYSMPSPFPLVSALGYVPAALAHDHPGIAGGTLNHRSVYPFQGTSFAAPYVSGVAALIKQRFPAESPEHIRQRILMSSDPTVGKINPVHALTMEFPAPRTHHQVKIKPLHRQKFIREHAVEVIFWGLVVVILTEVIQHKRAKKKRE; the protein is encoded by the coding sequence ATGAAGACCATAGGAATTATTGCAATTGGCTTCGCTGCAGCGTGGTGTTGTGCGTTACCTGAATCAGTCAGCGCACAACAACGCTGTGCCATCAGCGCACCACTATCGGGCGAACAGCAACCCGTATCAGATCAATGGCAGGTTCTTTCTGAACTGCATCGTATTGCTACTGGTCGTGGGGTCACTGTTGCGGTTATCGACACAGGCATCTCACCACATCCACGTCTACCAAGGCTTATCGACGGCGGTAGCTATCTAAGTGGCAGTTATACCCCCACGGGAGGTCTGCACGATTGTGATGCTCATGGCACAGTCGTAGCCAGTGTTATTGCTAGTCAGCCTGGCCCCGACCCAGTCTTAGGTGTTGCTCCGGAATCCCAACTCATTTCCATTCAGCAAACCAGCAATACTGTAGCTTCAGGCACTGTGGCTTCTTTGGCTCATGCGATACATACCGCCATCGATCAGCATGCTCAGATCATTAATATTTCCGTTGTCTCCTGTGTTGCTAGCGATCATGTAGTTGATGATGCTGTACTCGTTGAGGCCCTCCGGCGCGCAGAAGAATCGGGCACTGTGGTGGTATCTGCAGCGGGCAATGCCACCGGTAGCACAGATGATTGCGTTCATGGTGCTCGTGTTTTTCCGGCACACTACCCCACTGTGTTAACGGTCGGTGCCTTAAAGGATCCATATCATTTCGCGGATTACTCTATGCCCTCGCCATTCCCATTAGTCAGTGCGTTAGGTTATGTTCCCGCTGCTCTAGCTCACGACCATCCTGGTATCGCCGGAGGCACTCTCAACCACCGCAGCGTGTATCCCTTCCAAGGAACCAGTTTTGCAGCCCCCTATGTTTCAGGTGTTGCTGCATTGATAAAGCAGCGTTTTCCCGCTGAAAGCCCAGAGCACATTCGGCAAAGAATTTTGATGAGCTCAGATCCCACTGTAGGAAAAATCAATCCAGTCCATGCACTCACGATGGAATTTCCTGCGCCTCGCACGCATCACCAGGTAAAGATCAAGCCGTTGCACCGTCAAAAATTCATCCGTGAGCATGCTGTTGAAGTGATTTTTTGGGGACTCGTCGTTGTGATTCTTACTGAGGTCATCCAGCATAAACGTGCTAAGAAAAAACGGGAGTAA